TGAATGAGATACTGTATTGTATTATGCTGTAAGAACTACCATTCCTGCTTTCAAACTCGTTCTCCTTCAGCCATAGGTAAAATAGAGGTGATTTTGGtaaataaatgatgaattaaaaggagaaaaggagTTTATGGAAATTGGAGAATTATCCATAAGACGCTAACAAAGAAACCAGCTATAATGGTGCCACAGTGGGCATATTTTTACATGGAAATTGTGATGTTGCAGTCTGGCTGATAATCCAAAAAGTTGACCCTTTGAATAACACGCCCACCAATAGAAAGTGATGAATTTCCATGAATCTTTATGATCTGTGTATTGTTTCTATCATTAGTGCTTGCTCATCGTTCATGGATCATGATACTTTGTGCTTTATCCGGCTGCCTGGTTCTGCATGCTCGATATATAAACTACTTGTTTTTGTAGCTCAAGTACTCTCACGTTGTTTTCCACTGTACATTGCTTGATAATCATGACGGTAttgctttattttcttaatggtCACCGTACTCTTAAAAGTCCGCGTTAACACAAATGAGGAAGAATACATAAAAGTTTTCCATTAGTTATTGATGTTGTGAAACcaaatttaaagtttatgaTGCCATGGGAACTCCTGAGGCCCTGCCTGTTGAGCAAGCCAACACTGATTTCGTCGTAATTTTTTACAGGAGGTTCTGTTGCTATTTTTTGGTCTCTGTTTTGCCAAGTAATTAACACGATTGTTTACtgcaaaaataaatcaagcacTTCCTGAATTATTTCATTCAATATAGCGTCTCCTATCTCAGTCCCTATCCTCTGCTGCGAATAACGGCCATATTCTACTGTGCTAGatacattaatatttatttgttcgGTTGCTTCTTGTTTTCCCCATGAGCAAATTTGCTCGCAGATGATTTTCCCAAGCTCTTGTAGACTTTTGAATTCTTGAGCGTGCTGCTTTCTTCTGTGCATCCTTCTATGTACTTCTATGGCTTCGTTTACACAATCAAAAAGTAGCTGCATGTTTTGCCGTAAGACCCTATTGTTTTTCAGGTGCTGAGAAAAAGCAGGCCCAACAACCTCCTGTAAATCTGCGAAACCAGCAAGGCTATGCTTTTCAATCAATGATTTAACTAGTAAGTCGCACAAGAAAGCTGAGAGCATGTTGTCTTCCTCAGCATTTCTACTCAAAACGGTGCTTGAAGCTGATGCAGCTTTTCCTTCTTGTTTTGGCAGGAAGCGAGACACTGTTCATTGTAAGGATGGGTTACTactaatctaaaattataaatcaagaaAGTTGCCATGTTAttcataaatgaaataaatgattcTTTGTACCTTTGTTTATTGATGGTAGTTCATTTAGCACTGACACTGGGCTGAGTTGCTCATTCTCTTCCATGCATTCCCACTGAAAATTTATATCTGCAGCAGCCTGCTTAACTTTTGTCAGTAAATCTGTTTGAAACAAGAAACATCAAGAAGTAAAATTCTCTCGTGACCACATTATATGAAGGGAATAAAGTTTAGATAATGTTTTCTTGATAATATCTATATATGCACCTTTTGTTTCAAACTGCTATGTGTCAAGGGTTGAGAAGTTTTTGGACGATGAGGGGcatgattttcataaaaatgtgaatcTTTAACGTTGCATCTGAAAGATTCACGAACTGCAACTGAACTGCTCCCTGTAGGAAGCCACTCTATTTCTCCAAACTGCCGGGGCTTTTCAATTGTTTTCGAAACAGGTTCGTGTTTCTGAGCTTTATGGCAGCTTGAAACTGGCTGGTTTTGACTAGTGCGAGTGAACTTAAGCAGCAACAACTTCAGGATCTTCCTAGTCTGCTCAATCCTTCTTTTGTTCAAATCATAACTGCGTGGTCCCTTTTGCTTCTTGTTCAACATGATCTTTCGTTCTGAAAGGTAAGCGTCTAGCACAAAAGGCTTCTGTTGCTCTTGGAGATACTCCCATAGCTgttttgatgaagaagaagccATTCAAGTCCTGCAGACttgtgtgtttgattttgcaagTGTGATCAGAGAGAAGGGGTGATGAGGTATGAAGTGCAGCAGGCGTATTTGTAGTTGGAACTGAAAAGGAGCATGTATGTCacattgaaggataaaaaaatataaagaaaagacgATAAAAGGGTGTAGATTTAAATATGTGGAAGACAGAATTTTgacatctttcttcttcttcatgctcTGTTGTCTGAAAATTTTGGCATCATCAATCAATTACAAGACTGCCTAGTTTTTACTTTTGGCTGTCCGCAATCTGTGGCTAGATTGCTTGGGACTATAATAAGATACGCCTGCAGGATGATATCTAAACTTTTGTATGGTCTCCTCAAGTTTTGTCTTTTATAGAGAAACATCCATGACAACACTTGATGAATCAGAGGCAAATCGGATGTTGTACATGTTGCATGGTGGCAGTTTGGCTTCCATTCAGACAAAATTCTACTTCTCTTTGTATTGTTTATGTAAGCAAATAATTCTTTAGATGATTTAATATTATCACACCATCATTCATTTAAACCCCAAATCACTCTTACATGTCCCTTCTTTTCCTGACTAAAAACTGTTTAAAAGTTGCTTTTGATAAAACAAAGTGTTccacttcaaattaattttttaatttttaagtgtttttagataattttaataaattaatgttcaaaatatatatatttttaaatatatattattttaatattttttaaaaaatattttaaaaaacaacaatatatattcCGTATCAACGTACGAAAGACAATTGACCACCTGATGTTTAAGTGTTTGGTTGATCATAAATTCATCATGTGGGTAGGGCCCTTTATGGGCATTTTAGTACCTCTTTAGCAAGATGGTCTGGACAACGAGGGAAATGATTGTGTCATGTCATCCATATCTACGTACGAAAGACTGTTTGTTGTTCCAATCATACAACATCTCTAGTAGACTCTTGTgtcatataaaaataagttgtatttaatgatatatatatatatatatatatatatatatatatatataatggaaacATGATGGGTCTTCAAAGAATTTTTATAcatctaaaaagtataaaaaaattagaattcaaATATTAAACGTAGTTGagccataaaaattaaaattttcttctaGACTAGACTCAGGAAGAGGTGGGTTATTTATTTTAGCCAAGTTCAAAAAACAGATAAATCGGTCCAGCTTGCTCAaagaaaaaatgtcattttcccGAGCATATTCAAAGGAGAACGTGTCATTCATTTTGGTGTTCCCGAAAAGAGAGATTTATTTCCTTAACTGAGTTCAAGAGAGGATgctcatttttttagttgagtCTAAAGAATGATGGTCTGTTATTTGGCTTAGCTCAGGGGAGGATGGCCCTCAAGGTTTTTCAGACTcttaaatttagatttataaaaaaaaacatatatttaactCAGGGACAAAGTTGAgcctaaagaaaaaacaactcaaaacaaaaaatgcattttgTTCAATGCATTAGGCAATCCAACTGGACGTCTTAAGCCTGTGTCTAAGACCACATCCATGCATATATGAAAAGCCCAATAGAAAGTCAGCAGAAGAACTGCTATAATGGCGAGTTAAAGAGCGATGGCAATGGGTATTCATGACTTATACCTGAatctgaatttaaaattattatttatactcAATCCAAACTGCGCTGTTGGAGCTGCTGCAGCTGCTGCGCTGTTGGAGATGCTTCTGCAGTGCTGCAATGCCAATGAGAAATGTCGGGTTCTACTCTTCCGAACTACAAGAAAGGTGACTTTAAgctataattataaattatatgtataaaCTTCACTGATTTAGCACTACCCGGTCCAAAactcaacttttatttttgaattttactcAATAATCTGAATttgattttgtcaaaaaaaaaaatcaacttctaTCAGATAGGCTGAGAACAATCAGTTTCGGGTTAAATTGACATCCTCGAAAATAATgcattaaggattttttttttaaaaaaaaggtggcGAATTTGTCAAACGTATGTATAAACGAGGTGAAAATGCTCAGCTTGGTGGCCGCCGAAGGCCATACATGCTTTGATTGTAGCTTTCAGTGGTTGGTGGATGATAAAGGAAGATCTCTTTTTGTCAAACCTGTCATAGCATCATTGAAGGCTCTAGTGGGAAGAAACGTGGCTCCAAGAAATTATCCTCGAGTCcctcagtcaaagaaaaaagaagaagaagaaagaaaagcaccATCCTTAATATATTGAAACTTTAGATGGTGATTCTAGCCACGAATCAAAACTTAAAAGGCGTCAGCTCCAGCAATTGCAAATTTGCAACTTGCCGTAAGACCACTTTTGAATCTTATTGCTAGTGGGCCTGAATTAAATATGTCTATTGATCGTAACACCAAGCTCTGGTGACAGTGAAATAGAGGGTGAGTAAAAAAAGGTGTCTTATGTCTGTCTTTAATGGTTTAACATAGCAGGATTTGATGCATAATTAGCGTTTTGTTCCTTAAAAGTCAATTTTACCTCAAGCATTTTCTGCAGTTTCTTCTGCAGTAATTCGCTAAAGAAAGCCAATAACATTCCTGAAGTTAAAGCTAGCAAGCAATGGCCTGGCCTTACACGAGAAGGCTATCTTTGATATTGTAATGGTCTTTTCTGTGGTCATTCTGAACTTTTGGCCTCCACTTGGTCAGAACTTTTGGTTAATTTGTAGCTAAAACTAACAGTGCTTGTAAGGTAAGATCACAAAATGGAGAAGGAcctaaatgaaaagaagaaaaagacggCCTGATGGTCCAACCTATTCATCTTTTCTGGTCTACCAGAATTTGAGTCTTGGAATCAACTCTGGGGCTATCCCACTTTGAGTTATTGTAAATGACAACTTGCTAGCAAAAATTTAGTGCTCGTTAGTCGTTAgacgttatatatatatgtactaGTCCTTGATTATGGTCCAATATTTGTCATGGAGTAACCTTCTCtcccatgtcttttttttttatcaagattttcatGACTTGGTAGTTGGTATTCATGGCCGGCCTGCGTTTTAAAATGTTTAGATTTTGGAATTAGTGatcaacttttataaaaataaaattataatctcaTTTTTAGACTGAAGGTGATGTTCATCTTTGTATATAATCTCTTGTTTGCCTAAGGTAAACACAAATGCCAAGCTCATGCATCTCCTCAAACACGGACACGAAGGCTCATGGATCTTCTCAAACACATAAAacttgttgataatttattgtgatgtGACATGAATTATAATCCTTCTtggaatttttataattagttttgaCTGTCATTGAAAACTTTATAGGATCAAGATCATGACTGGTGCTCTATCTAGTTAAAACTAGGATTTATTCCTTACAAATATGACTTATTTTTCTAGCGCGTGTTGTGAGGATTTTAACTATGGCGagattctcttcttcttttgtggATACAAGTGTAGTTGGATCATATAAAATCCTTGTATCGTATGGTTCTGCTTTACGGATATTTATCAGCAGAGAGTTCAAGATACAAACCCCAAGAACCCTAGGCAGGAACGAAAAGGCAAACCACCAGTCTTGTGAACAACTCCCCTCCCCAACTGCATTTGCGACTGCAAATTGACATGAGCACAGACAGTTGTTCTCTGTATAAAAATCTCGTGAATGAATAAGATAGTATCTGTAGAGCTGACCAAATTAAAGAAGCTTCTTTCATTACCATATTCATGCTTTTCTCTCCCAACTTTCAGCAACCCAACCCCACCAACAAAACATTTATTAACTCGAGAAAAACAGAATGGTCCTCTCTCTGTTCCCTTTCATTGCTTGAAGCTGCTCTTGAATCTTAATAATGGTGATGGAATTATGGAATTATTAGTGGGAGTTTTCATCATTCAGAATCCTAGAACACAACCATGCTTCTGACCCACTAACGCAAAAACATTTGGACGGCCAAATGAGCATTCCAAATTCATCATAACATTTGCACTATGAGTCTGTTCCTTCAATTTGATGCACCTCATCATGAGTCTCTTGTAATGAAGTTTTTTGGGTACATATCAATATTGGAAGTATTGCTTGCTTTGCTAATACAATCTCATAAATACCATGGTATATTAAATTTGTCAGAACTGTCGAAATTAACGCAGTTTTTTTATCTGGGGGGTTTTCGTGCCTTAAAATCTTGATAGTACCTTGGTTTGACCGAAAGCATTTCCGTTTTTCTCTGCGCATGAATACTGATAAGTACGGCTGGTGTTTGGTCACAAAGCTGTTCAGTTACCATTCACAAAGCCAACAACACGTAATTTCCAGGCAGCTTCCTCAGCGGTCAAACGCTTTAATGAGGTTTATCTGACGACTAAATTATCTGTCATCTAATCTGcattttatgaattatattgttaaaaattttagattttagctttattaattttttttctaattagttgttttttagttatttacgAATATGAATATTTAAGGTATTTAAACTGATCCTGTCAGGTTTTATCagattttaactatataaaacTACATATTCTTacaattttagttttgtttatatcTGATCTTAAGATTTAAATGCGTGTTAAACTCAGATTCACAGCTTTCTTTACATAAACAAGGCTACGAACCCCTCTTTTATCTAGTCAAAGCAAGTAAAGTAAGGTTTGATTTTATCATGATtaaatgtatttaataataaatattactcatattttttatgtatatttctAGTAGAAAGGATAGATTTGAgattagattaaaaataataattcaacaaagaaaaaatgaggccaacaattataaaacttaacAATTGCCTCCTCAACACCCCAATTCCCTCGCAAACCCTCTCATTCTCTGCcattcttcttaaaaaaatattttccaaacaaaTATTTATCGATCATGGTTCTAGAACTTAAAAAGTCTTGATTTCCAGTATTTATAATcttgtcaaaaaaaataattatttttttctgcaaGGAAACTACGTGCAAGTCTGGTCATGGTTCTAGAACTCATTTACTTTTCAACGATGATGCTAATCACCAAATCATCTAACTCATACCCGTACATTtttctctaattgtttttttatcccctTGAAATCAGTAGGGAAATAACGAATTTATCTTCAAAAAACATAATTCCATATTTACCCTTCCATGACGTCTATAAATTAACCCTAAAAAATCTCTTCTCTCCATATTTCACGCTTCTTTGATGTTTTATAGAAAGCAAGAAATCAAAGGAGAAGCAGAGGAATGGCTTACAGGACCAGCACCGTTTGCATCATGGCcattcttctcttttcctttactTTGACCTCTGCTGCCCGGCCGGAGCCAGCCTTCGCTGATGTAACTCCGATGGAGACTCTATACGGGGTATATATGTTAGTTTTTCATCAACTTGCTTGTGGTTTATTGGCTTTTTCTTAAtcctttttgttcttgatttattGAAGGATAATGCCGAAGCAGAGACTGTAGAGATGGAGAAGAGTTGTGAAGGAGTTGGAGAAGACGAGTGTTTGACGAGAAGAACACTTGCAGCtcaaattgattatatatacACTCAGAAACACAAGCCATGAAATCTTACGTTTTCTTGGTTAGCATTGCATCTTTAAATGGGAGACTTCCTTGTATCATTTCCCCAAATCTCTCGTAGTCAATATTGTATATGTACTTGGTTTGAATGTTGTCTTAATAAAAGCGGCCGCAGATGTTGTAGTGGGTTGTTAATTTACTTCTGGCTTCTTGAGTTTCTATTGAACGCTGTTCAGTCTTGCTACTTTCTGCAGGGCAAGACCAAACCAATTGCTCTGTGCACACAACAGAGCTGATTACCAGTCAATACTGGTCTAATTTCCAGACTTTTTGTTTCTGGCTGGAGCCTGAATTTTGTGATCAACTAGTTTTGTTATGTTAATCACGACTGCTGCTTGATTACAAATTTACAACATGGGTTGAATCCATCAATGGAGATTACGAGACAAGTAATCTAGCAATCAGAAGGTACATGTTGATCGATTGTGAAGATCTTGATCGTGGCTTAACTTGTATCTTCTAGTAGAAACCATCCTCTTTTCTCCCTTGTGAGTCATCCGGTGAGGGCCGCTCTGGTCTCAGGAAGCTTGAGTAATTAAACctatattaaaatttagaacTTCGACTAATTAAGAGGATTTCATGTGCCTCACGGTTGAATGAAACCATATTGTACTATTTACAAACAAAGACTCGGTGATCAATAATAGAAGATTGAGATTTATAAGCAATTAAAGTATGAAAACCCAAGACTTCAACAGGTCAACCGCGAGTATCATTGgattaaacttttattaattCACGATTAGAGTTGTTACCATACAAGTTTGGTAGAATATTCTAGAAATAAAGAACGTATTGCAATTCTCCTTTTAAGGTAAGCATGACAACGACAACACATCATTGTTCAATTTACAACTTGAATCCTGGAGAATTAACCATGCATGATGACATATGGGCTTGTTTGTCGCATTTTCACCCCCAATTCAACTTGAAAATACGTTTAATCTCACTTCACAAAAGCACAAATCTAAATACTATTATAACTaagggaaaaataataatactaacaaTCTGTGTCAATAGCATTACAGGTGACACATGCAAAAGtatgaaatgaaacaaaaatcataatttattaaaaaaagaaaagaagaagcaaatgtGAAATGGCCAATGCATCTACACGGGCGATAGGTACTGTGGTATGCAGTTTTTGACCCTAATATAAAGTCTTCGCACTTATTAATGTCCTCTGAGCAGCCATATGATGAATTGTCATAGATTTCGCAAGCATGATATATGGCTTGCCCTGGAGGCATGATTGTGATGCCACGATGCTTGAGCAAGTCTGGCAAATGGTGGGTGTCGATG
This region of Populus trichocarpa isolate Nisqually-1 chromosome 9, P.trichocarpa_v4.1, whole genome shotgun sequence genomic DNA includes:
- the LOC7469648 gene encoding uncharacterized protein LOC7469648 isoform X1, which encodes MASSSSKQLWEYLQEQQKPFVLDAYLSERKIMLNKKQKGPRSYDLNKRRIEQTRKILKLLLLKFTRTSQNQPVSSCHKAQKHEPVSKTIEKPRQFGEIEWLPTGSSSVAVRESFRCNVKDSHFYENHAPHRPKTSQPLTHSSLKQKAAADINFQWECMEENEQLSPVSVLNELPSINKGTKNHLFHL
- the LOC7469648 gene encoding uncharacterized protein LOC7469648 isoform X2; translated protein: MASSSSKQLWEYLQEQQKPFVLDAYLSERKIMLNKKQKGPRSYDLNKRRIEQTRKILKLLLLKFTRTSQNQPVSSCHKAQKHEPVSKTIEKPRQFGEIEWLPTGSSSVAVRESFRCNVKDSHFYENHAPHRPKTSQPLTHSSLKQKIY